In the Acidimicrobiia bacterium genome, CCTCGGGAGCCTCGCAAACGTGTGCGGCCCCATGAACCGCGGGAACTGCCGCCCATCTGGGGGACCGAGCCTGCCGTTCTCGTCGGTGTACGAGATGTCCATCGCAAGCGAGCCTAATGGGCGGCAGGTGTGGAATGGTGGGAGCCGGCGGCGGGGGCTACGCCCCGGAAGTGCGGCGTTAGGATCGGCGCCCGAGCCGAACATCCTGCGGCGGCCGTGCTCCTGCCGGGATTCGCTCGACCAGGTACCAGTTAGGAGGACTTCGTGGGTGATCCGGTACGCGTAGCGTCGATCGGACTCGGGTGGTGGGGCGGCAGGTTGGCTGCCGCGGCACCGGAAGCCGGTTTGGAGCTGACCTCCTGCTTCGCCCGCGACGCCGAAGCCAGGAAGGCATTCGCCGAATCCCACGGCTGTACCGCAGCAGAGTCGCTGGAGGCGCTTCTGGCGGATGATGCGGTCGAGGGGGTGCTGCTCGCTACACCGCACTCGACGCATGCGTCCCAGATCGAGCAAGCGGCCGCGGCGGGCAAGCACGTGTTCGTCGAGAAGCCGCTCGCCGTCTCGTACGCCGACGCAGCCAGGGCGGTCGCCGCCGCTCAACAGGCCGGGATCGTGCTGCAGGTCGGCCACAACCGGCGCCGCCAGCCCGCCAACCGGCGCATCAAGGAGCTGATCGACGACGGGACCCTCGGCCAGGTCCACTACTTGGAAGGAAACCTCTCCAACCCGCGCGGGCAGACTCCCCGCGTCGGCTGGCGTTCCGAGCCGAGCGAGAGTCCCCTCGGTGGCATGGCGGGCCTCGGGGTGCACATGATCGACACCCTGCAGTATTTCGCAGGCCCGATCGCCGGCGTGGCAGCCATGAGCAAGCAGCTCATGGCGCCCTCGTCGCTCGACGACGT is a window encoding:
- a CDS encoding Gfo/Idh/MocA family oxidoreductase, with product MGDPVRVASIGLGWWGGRLAAAAPEAGLELTSCFARDAEARKAFAESHGCTAAESLEALLADDAVEGVLLATPHSTHASQIEQAAAAGKHVFVEKPLAVSYADAARAVAAAQQAGIVLQVGHNRRRQPANRRIKELIDDGTLGQVHYLEGNLSNPRGQTPRVGWRSEPSESPLGGMAGLGVHMIDTLQYFAGPIAGVAAMSKQLMAPSSLDDVTAMIFEFTDGPIGCLGTSMVIPDKAFVGAWGTKAAAHNDLDGERVRRQETGDRDWNDEPVAVIDTVVDQLAEFGRCIRDGGVPETDGEVGLGVVAVLEAAMESVRSRRTVDVAELTSG